In a single window of the Pseudogemmatithrix spongiicola genome:
- the hslV gene encoding ATP-dependent protease subunit HslV has product MPLPTFHATTILAVRRDGKVAIGGDGQVSVGDTVMKAGAVKVRALKGGRVLAGFAGAAADAFTLFEKFEEKLERHPGNLPKAAVELAKEWRSDRVLRRLEALLVVVDVNHGFVISGNGELIEPDDGILAIGSGGSYALAAARALVRETNLPPTEIVKRALTIAGEICVYTNTHITVVEPSA; this is encoded by the coding sequence ATGCCGCTCCCCACGTTCCACGCCACGACCATCCTCGCCGTTCGCCGCGACGGCAAGGTCGCCATCGGCGGCGACGGCCAGGTCTCCGTCGGCGACACGGTCATGAAGGCCGGCGCCGTGAAGGTGCGCGCCCTGAAGGGCGGGCGCGTGCTGGCGGGCTTCGCCGGCGCCGCCGCCGATGCCTTTACTCTTTTCGAGAAGTTCGAGGAGAAGCTCGAGCGCCATCCGGGCAACCTGCCCAAGGCTGCCGTGGAGCTGGCCAAGGAATGGCGCTCCGACCGCGTGCTGCGCCGCCTCGAGGCCCTGCTCGTGGTGGTGGACGTGAACCACGGCTTCGTGATCTCCGGCAACGGCGAACTCATCGAGCCGGACGACGGCATCCTCGCCATCGGTTCCGGCGGCTCGTACGCGCTGGCCGCGGCCCGCGCGCTGGTGCGCGAGACGAATCTCCCGCCCACGGAGATCGTGAAGCGCGCGCTCACCATCGCCGGCGAGATCTGCGTCTACACCAACACGCACATCACCGTCGTGGAGCCCAGCGCCTGA
- a CDS encoding tyrosine recombinase XerC codes for MADALVAEFLTHLEKERDVSPHTVTAYARDLDELASVLARHLGVERVDWATVDRLALRAWLAHLSRRGLSKRSSARALSAARSFFRWLHRNDLVEANPARAVSSPKLEKHLPGHLDRAQVETLLQAAATRAQEGRFNDVRDLAILELFYSTGLRLSELRGIDRRDLDLLAGSVKVRGKGRKERIVPVGGPAQRALREYERLRDQLIAQVGPKADRVAFFLSSRGKRMSQKTLHNAVTAALGEVDEGAGLSAHALRHTFATHLLDGGADLRAVQELLGHASVSTTQIYTHTSVERLKQVYRGAHPRA; via the coding sequence ATGGCTGACGCACTCGTCGCCGAGTTCCTGACGCATCTCGAGAAGGAGCGCGACGTCTCGCCGCACACGGTGACGGCGTACGCGCGCGACCTCGACGAGCTGGCGTCCGTGCTGGCGCGGCACCTCGGCGTGGAGCGCGTGGACTGGGCGACGGTGGACCGGCTCGCCCTTCGCGCATGGCTGGCGCATCTCTCGCGCCGCGGACTCTCGAAGAGGTCCAGTGCGCGGGCGCTCTCGGCGGCGCGCTCGTTCTTCCGCTGGCTGCATCGCAACGATCTCGTCGAGGCGAACCCCGCGCGCGCGGTGAGTTCCCCCAAGCTCGAGAAGCATCTCCCGGGGCACCTGGACCGTGCGCAGGTCGAGACGCTACTCCAGGCGGCCGCGACGCGGGCGCAGGAGGGGCGCTTCAACGACGTGCGGGACCTGGCGATCCTCGAGCTGTTCTACTCCACGGGTCTCCGCCTCTCGGAGCTGCGCGGCATCGATCGGCGCGACCTCGACTTGCTTGCCGGCTCCGTGAAGGTGCGCGGCAAGGGACGCAAGGAGCGCATCGTGCCCGTGGGCGGACCGGCGCAGCGCGCGCTACGCGAGTACGAGCGCCTGCGTGACCAGCTCATCGCGCAGGTGGGCCCCAAGGCGGATCGCGTGGCGTTCTTCTTGAGCAGCCGCGGCAAGCGCATGAGCCAGAAGACGCTGCACAACGCCGTCACCGCCGCGCTCGGCGAGGTGGACGAGGGCGCGGGGCTCTCGGCCCACGCGCTGCGGCATACCTTCGCCACGCACCTTCTGGACGGCGGGGCGGACCTGCGGGCGGTCCAGGAGCTGCTCGGGCATGCCAGCGTGAGCACGACGCAGATCTACACGCATACCAGCGTGGAGCGGCTCAAGCAGGTGTACCGCGGGGCGCATCCGCGGGCGTAG
- a CDS encoding SRPBCC family protein has protein sequence MKFLIKLVLVVALVVVGGAYLYGRRLPREHVVTSTLVLVTPADTVFKVIRNIEASPTWWNDVVSVERIKGAPRESWREDMGAMGSIEIEITSVNPPREMVVNILNAEAQGWGGTWYYEVRDTPSGTEVTITEEGWVDSPIFRTVMQLRGKHRTIDSFLSSLGAHFGESATPRHG, from the coding sequence ATGAAGTTCCTCATCAAGCTGGTGCTGGTCGTCGCCCTGGTGGTCGTCGGGGGCGCGTACCTCTACGGACGCCGCTTGCCGCGCGAACATGTGGTGACGAGCACCCTGGTGCTCGTCACGCCGGCGGATACGGTGTTCAAGGTGATCCGCAACATCGAGGCGTCGCCGACGTGGTGGAACGACGTCGTGTCGGTGGAGCGCATCAAGGGCGCGCCGCGGGAATCGTGGCGTGAGGACATGGGCGCCATGGGCAGCATCGAGATCGAGATCACCAGCGTGAATCCGCCGCGCGAGATGGTCGTGAACATCCTCAACGCCGAGGCGCAGGGGTGGGGCGGCACCTGGTACTACGAGGTGCGCGACACGCCCTCCGGCACGGAAGTGACGATCACCGAGGAAGGCTGGGTAGACTCGCCGATCTTCCGCACGGTGATGCAGCTGCGCGGCAAGCATCGCACGATCGACTCGTTCCTCTCGTCGCTCGGGGCGCACTTCGGCGAGTCGGCGACGCCGCGGCATGGCTGA
- the trmFO gene encoding methylenetetrahydrofolate--tRNA-(uracil(54)-C(5))-methyltransferase (FADH(2)-oxidizing) TrmFO: protein MTTRTEIHVIGGGLAGSEAAFQLAERGHRVVLHEMRGAPGNQGTPAHRTESLAELVCSNTFKSTDATNAHGLLKAEMRALGSVILECADAARIPAGTALAVDRDIFSAAVQARILAHPNITVVRDEITALPEVGIIATGPLTSDGLAASIASRLGAKSLAFYDAIAPVISSESIDTSIAFRAARWGKETMAEAGPEGAYLNCPMTKEEYDAFIAAMVEADLYHSHEFEDIPYFEGCMPVEEMARRGAETLRHGPMRPVGLRDPRSGKRPWAVLQLRQEDRAGRMWNLVGCQTRMRYPEQTKVFRLVPGLGNAEFLRFGSIHRNSYLNAPQALSPHLSLKDSETTLFAGQITGVEGYTESTATGIMAGINLDRLLRGERPVLPPPTTMLGALYRHLREADPAHFQPMNANFGLLEELADPPRDKALKRERYAERALQELASWRQEYGVVSLSPSGASV from the coding sequence GTGACGACGCGGACGGAGATCCACGTCATTGGAGGCGGCCTCGCAGGCAGCGAGGCCGCCTTTCAGTTGGCGGAGCGTGGGCACCGCGTGGTGCTGCACGAGATGCGCGGTGCGCCGGGCAACCAAGGCACGCCGGCGCATCGCACGGAGAGTTTGGCCGAGCTCGTGTGCTCGAACACCTTCAAGAGCACGGACGCGACGAACGCGCACGGCTTGCTCAAGGCGGAGATGCGCGCGCTGGGCTCGGTGATCCTCGAGTGCGCGGATGCGGCGCGCATTCCGGCCGGCACGGCGCTCGCAGTGGACCGCGACATCTTCTCGGCGGCCGTGCAGGCGCGGATCCTGGCGCATCCCAACATCACCGTCGTGCGCGACGAGATCACGGCGCTGCCGGAGGTTGGCATCATCGCGACGGGCCCGCTGACGAGCGATGGGTTGGCCGCAAGCATCGCGTCGCGCTTGGGTGCCAAGTCGCTGGCCTTCTACGATGCGATTGCGCCGGTGATATCGTCCGAGTCGATCGATACGAGCATCGCCTTCCGCGCCGCGCGCTGGGGCAAGGAGACGATGGCCGAGGCCGGTCCGGAGGGCGCGTATCTCAATTGCCCGATGACGAAGGAGGAGTACGACGCCTTCATCGCGGCGATGGTCGAGGCGGACCTGTATCACTCGCACGAGTTCGAGGACATCCCGTACTTCGAGGGCTGCATGCCCGTCGAGGAGATGGCGCGCCGCGGGGCCGAGACGCTGCGCCACGGCCCGATGCGGCCCGTGGGGCTGCGCGACCCGCGCAGCGGCAAGCGGCCGTGGGCGGTGCTGCAGCTGCGCCAGGAGGATCGGGCGGGGCGCATGTGGAACCTCGTGGGCTGCCAGACGCGCATGCGGTATCCGGAGCAGACGAAGGTGTTCCGCCTCGTGCCCGGCTTGGGCAACGCGGAGTTCCTGCGCTTCGGCAGCATCCATCGGAACTCGTACCTGAATGCGCCGCAGGCGCTCTCACCACATCTCTCGCTCAAGGACTCGGAGACGACGCTCTTCGCCGGGCAGATCACGGGTGTGGAGGGGTACACGGAGAGCACGGCCACCGGCATCATGGCGGGCATCAACCTCGACCGCCTGCTGCGGGGTGAGCGGCCCGTGCTGCCCCCGCCGACCACGATGCTGGGGGCGCTGTACCGACACCTGCGCGAGGCCGACCCGGCGCACTTCCAGCCGATGAACGCCAACTTCGGGCTGCTCGAGGAGCTCGCCGACCCGCCGCGCGACAAGGCCCTGAAGCGGGAGCGGTACGCCGAGCGGGCGTTACAGGAACTGGCCTCGTGGCGTCAGGAGTATGGCGTGGTCTCGCTCTCTCCCTCCGGAGCCTCGGTATGA
- the topA gene encoding type I DNA topoisomerase — protein MATTKKTTAKKATKTKAVAKRAPTKARRRSAEPELPHDEEAARAAAGKSLVIVESPAKAKTIGKYLGSAYAVKATVGHIRDLPVKSIGIDPENGFEPEYVTIPGKEKTVAELKSAAKTAKAVFIATDPDREGEAIAWHVESQIKKTGAPIKRALFYEITKDAVSKALTEARAIDSKKVDAQQARRVLDRLVGYKASPVLWKTVKKGLSAGRVQTVALRLLVEREREIRAFKPKEYWTIAARLEHEGQEFVAKLHHLDGEKPEIPNEAAANAILKDLAGRKHFDVTDIKRRERRKNPEAPFKTSTLQQEAAKKLGFGSKRTMRLAQNLYEGVELGKSEGAVGLITYMRTDHVRVAETAAAAARDYLGKHYPKEFLADAPRLFPAGKDDAAQGAHEGIRPTDPARTPESVAKYLSPEQLKLYTLIWQRFMASQMAPAVFDTTTVDFDLGRYLFRATGSVIKFQGFLALYKEAREEGDSKALEDEQALPAIEPGEHAPVRGIDPSQHFTEPPPRYSEASLVKELEKRGIGRPSTYASIISTLTERHYAELQQRRFFPTELGESVEKVMVKQFPREFDVGFTAQMEGELDKVEEGEMGWKDVLEEFWGPFEHSLESVDAEALIREAHDLSALDNEKCPECGGRLLPKGGFFGPFVACENHPKTCKFTRPLKGKKEPPVMTKYACPICGKPMVIRRSRSGEFLGCSTFPKCKGTKSMPTGVMCPKDGGDIAARRSKKRGKAFYGCENYPNCDFVCWDKPVAEKCAECGNVGAEAKSNKTRGHYRKCLKCANEWDVEAPEGTEATEAATA, from the coding sequence ATGGCAACGACCAAGAAAACCACCGCCAAGAAGGCGACCAAGACGAAGGCCGTCGCGAAGCGCGCCCCCACAAAGGCGCGGCGCCGCAGCGCGGAGCCCGAGCTTCCCCATGACGAGGAGGCCGCCCGCGCGGCGGCCGGCAAGTCGCTCGTCATCGTTGAGTCGCCGGCCAAGGCCAAGACGATCGGCAAGTACCTGGGCTCCGCCTACGCGGTGAAGGCCACGGTCGGCCACATCCGCGACCTGCCGGTGAAGAGCATCGGCATCGACCCCGAGAATGGGTTCGAGCCGGAATACGTGACGATCCCGGGCAAGGAGAAGACGGTCGCCGAGCTCAAGAGCGCGGCCAAGACGGCCAAGGCCGTGTTCATCGCGACCGACCCTGACCGCGAGGGTGAGGCGATTGCCTGGCACGTGGAGTCGCAGATCAAGAAGACCGGCGCGCCGATCAAGCGCGCGCTGTTCTATGAGATCACCAAGGACGCGGTGAGCAAGGCGCTGACCGAGGCCCGCGCGATCGACAGCAAGAAGGTGGACGCACAGCAGGCGCGGCGCGTGCTCGATCGCTTGGTGGGCTACAAGGCCTCGCCCGTGCTGTGGAAGACCGTGAAGAAGGGCCTCTCCGCCGGTCGCGTGCAGACCGTGGCGCTGCGCCTGCTCGTGGAGCGTGAGCGCGAGATCCGCGCGTTCAAGCCGAAGGAGTACTGGACGATCGCCGCGCGCCTCGAGCATGAGGGGCAGGAATTCGTCGCGAAGCTGCACCATCTCGACGGCGAGAAGCCCGAGATCCCGAACGAAGCCGCGGCCAACGCCATCCTCAAGGACCTCGCAGGTCGCAAGCACTTCGACGTCACGGACATCAAGCGGCGCGAGCGTCGCAAGAACCCCGAGGCGCCGTTCAAGACGTCCACGCTTCAGCAGGAAGCCGCCAAGAAGCTGGGCTTCGGCTCCAAGCGCACGATGCGTCTCGCGCAGAACCTCTACGAAGGCGTCGAACTCGGGAAGAGCGAAGGTGCGGTCGGTCTCATCACCTACATGCGCACGGACCACGTGCGCGTGGCGGAGACCGCCGCTGCGGCCGCGCGTGACTACCTTGGCAAGCATTATCCCAAGGAGTTCCTCGCCGACGCCCCGCGGCTCTTCCCCGCCGGCAAGGATGACGCCGCCCAGGGCGCGCACGAAGGCATCCGCCCCACGGATCCGGCCCGCACGCCGGAGAGCGTGGCCAAGTACCTCTCGCCCGAACAGCTCAAGCTCTACACGCTGATCTGGCAGCGCTTCATGGCTTCGCAGATGGCGCCGGCCGTGTTCGACACCACCACGGTGGACTTCGACCTCGGGCGCTACTTGTTCCGCGCCACGGGCTCGGTCATCAAGTTCCAGGGCTTCCTTGCGCTCTACAAGGAAGCGCGTGAAGAAGGCGACTCGAAGGCGCTCGAAGACGAGCAGGCGCTGCCGGCCATCGAACCGGGCGAGCACGCGCCGGTGCGCGGCATCGATCCCTCGCAGCACTTCACCGAGCCGCCGCCGCGCTACTCCGAAGCCTCGCTCGTGAAGGAGCTGGAAAAGCGCGGCATCGGGCGTCCGTCCACCTACGCGAGCATCATCTCGACGCTCACCGAGCGGCACTACGCCGAGCTGCAGCAGCGGCGCTTCTTCCCCACCGAACTCGGCGAGAGCGTCGAGAAGGTGATGGTGAAGCAGTTCCCGCGTGAGTTCGACGTGGGCTTCACCGCGCAGATGGAAGGCGAACTCGACAAGGTCGAGGAAGGCGAGATGGGCTGGAAGGACGTCCTCGAGGAGTTCTGGGGGCCCTTCGAGCACTCGCTGGAGAGCGTGGACGCCGAGGCGTTGATTCGCGAGGCGCACGATCTCTCGGCGCTCGACAACGAGAAGTGCCCGGAGTGCGGCGGACGCCTGCTGCCGAAGGGTGGCTTCTTCGGGCCGTTCGTGGCCTGCGAGAACCATCCCAAGACCTGCAAGTTCACGCGCCCGCTGAAGGGCAAGAAGGAACCGCCGGTGATGACCAAGTACGCCTGCCCGATCTGCGGCAAGCCGATGGTCATCCGTCGTTCGCGCTCGGGCGAGTTCCTCGGCTGCTCGACCTTCCCGAAGTGCAAGGGCACGAAGTCCATGCCGACGGGTGTCATGTGCCCGAAGGACGGCGGCGACATCGCGGCGCGGCGCTCGAAGAAGCGCGGCAAGGCCTTCTACGGCTGCGAGAACTATCCGAACTGCGATTTCGTCTGCTGGGACAAGCCGGTGGCCGAGAAGTGCGCGGAGTGCGGCAACGTGGGCGCGGAAGCGAAGAGCAACAAGACCCGCGGTCACTACCGAAAGTGCCTGAAGTGCGCGAACGAGTGGGATGTGGAAGCGCCGGAAGGCACTGAGGCCACGGAGGCGGCGACGGCGTGA
- a CDS encoding shikimate kinase translates to MIPAPERIVLVGLSGAGKSTVGPLVCAQLDAAGEHDWGFVDLDAEIEAKAGRTIPEIFARQGEAAFRKLERAVSREVAASGRIVVATGGGWIELKDAVAEMLHRSIAVYLQVSPEVAAARISAQGGGRPLVGGPNPLEKLRELLARRERLYLQSQHTVSVDSMSPDEVASYIVALATGRTRN, encoded by the coding sequence ATGATTCCTGCGCCGGAGCGCATCGTGCTCGTCGGGCTCTCGGGCGCGGGGAAGAGCACGGTGGGGCCGCTGGTCTGCGCACAGCTGGACGCGGCGGGCGAGCATGACTGGGGCTTCGTGGATCTCGACGCGGAGATCGAGGCGAAGGCTGGCCGAACGATCCCGGAGATCTTCGCGCGGCAGGGCGAGGCGGCGTTCCGGAAGCTGGAGCGGGCGGTGTCGCGGGAGGTCGCGGCGAGCGGCCGGATCGTGGTGGCGACTGGGGGCGGCTGGATCGAGTTGAAGGACGCGGTGGCGGAGATGCTTCACCGGTCAATCGCTGTGTATTTGCAGGTCTCGCCGGAGGTCGCAGCGGCGCGGATTTCGGCCCAGGGTGGGGGGCGGCCGCTGGTCGGGGGCCCGAATCCCCTCGAAAAGCTGCGCGAACTTCTGGCGCGGCGAGAGCGGCTGTATCTGCAATCGCAGCATACAGTTAGCGTAGATTCGATGTCGCCGGACGAGGTCGCCTCTTATATAGTTGCGCTTGCGACGGGGAGAACTCGGAACTAG
- the aroC gene encoding chorismate synthase: protein MPHLRFSTAGESHGPALVALVEGVPAGLPLLAAHIDQELARRQQGYGRGRRMVIETDHVEFLAGVRAGETLGSPIALLVRNKDWANWEAIMDPAPRPEDDTPEGRKRQVTRVRPGHADLTGLLKFDRDDARDILERASARETTARVAAGAVARQLLAALGVRIGSHLVHLGGVDAAVPAELPVDLNAAADASPLRCLDTIAEQEMIARIDAAKKDGNTLGGICEVVVTGLPVGLGAHVSWDRKLDGRLAAAICSIPAVKGVEMGMGFEAARRTGAEVHDEIVPAPGNPRTGNVRRVTNRAGGLEGGMTTGEPLVLRVAMKPISTLMRPLQTVDVKSGETAAAAAEHSDVTAVPAMGVIAEAMAALVLADAVLEKFGGDSLGELQRNHASYLQRVAERLG from the coding sequence ATGCCCCACCTCCGTTTCTCCACCGCCGGCGAATCGCACGGCCCCGCCCTGGTCGCGCTGGTCGAAGGCGTGCCGGCCGGGCTGCCGCTGCTCGCCGCGCACATCGACCAAGAGCTCGCGCGGCGCCAGCAGGGCTACGGCCGCGGGCGGCGCATGGTGATCGAGACGGACCACGTCGAGTTCCTCGCGGGCGTCCGCGCCGGCGAGACGCTGGGCTCGCCCATCGCACTGCTGGTGCGCAACAAGGATTGGGCCAACTGGGAAGCCATCATGGATCCCGCGCCGCGGCCAGAGGACGACACGCCGGAGGGCCGGAAGCGCCAGGTGACGCGCGTGCGGCCCGGGCACGCGGACCTCACGGGCCTGCTCAAGTTCGACCGTGACGACGCCCGCGACATCCTCGAACGCGCCTCGGCTCGCGAGACCACCGCTCGGGTCGCCGCGGGCGCCGTTGCGCGACAGTTGCTGGCCGCGCTCGGCGTGCGCATCGGCAGCCATCTGGTGCACCTCGGCGGCGTAGACGCCGCCGTGCCCGCCGAACTCCCGGTGGACTTGAATGCCGCCGCGGACGCCTCGCCGCTGCGCTGCCTCGATACCATCGCCGAGCAGGAGATGATCGCGCGCATCGATGCGGCCAAGAAGGACGGCAATACGCTGGGCGGCATCTGCGAAGTCGTCGTCACTGGGTTGCCTGTCGGACTCGGCGCGCACGTGAGCTGGGACCGCAAGCTGGACGGTCGCCTCGCCGCCGCCATCTGCTCGATTCCGGCCGTGAAGGGCGTGGAGATGGGCATGGGCTTCGAGGCGGCGCGGCGCACGGGTGCGGAGGTGCACGACGAGATCGTTCCCGCACCGGGGAATCCCCGCACGGGCAACGTGCGGCGCGTGACGAATCGCGCCGGCGGGCTCGAAGGCGGCATGACCACTGGCGAGCCCTTGGTGCTGCGCGTGGCGATGAAGCCGATCTCGACTCTCATGCGTCCGCTGCAGACGGTGGACGTGAAGTCCGGCGAGACGGCGGCCGCTGCGGCGGAGCACAGTGACGTGACGGCGGTGCCGGCAATGGGCGTGATCGCCGAGGCGATGGCCGCGCTGGTGCTCGCCGACGCGGTGCTGGAGAAGTTCGGCGGTGACTCCCTCGGTGAGTTGCAGCGCAACCACGCGAGCTACTTGCAGCGCGTCGCCGAGCGGCTGGGATGA
- a CDS encoding type IV pilus secretin family protein, translating into MRRNHSLSALAAGALLFGATALSAAPPARSDAAARVTAVTVVPGAGSADVVLSFAGELDVAHFTLEGPHRIVVDLRGATLQTRAPAYDRVDRAGIRNVRLGQFDANVVRLVLDVDGPRAYEVTRTDSEVRVSVRGGDSFSPWSSGIEAARAVPQVPVAPSPVAPAPVREVASAPMIEPLRAATPVQQATEQPRITVTFSNMSIFDVLAHFSAFSGRTFITGSGVTGTVRFTEIVNQPWDVALSKVLQANGLQAVQDSTGIITVDSYRNLAQRVAAEPLVTQMVPVNYARASALAATIRQLIAACSSGSVGAESTVVDVAATPDPAAAAAGAAPAAAGSANPAQPQTCGRGVVTFDEKTNVLLITETVSRLPEIVSYVRDLDFRTPQVAIKAKIIAVDRTATQELGISYDFGSPTNFSNQVFTRPGSTGEFTIGLGGDAFIGVANANRSFSGTSSLNLIYNVVMGGNSLTTFLDALSSQNLSDVQAEPSTTTIDNRKATLFAGTEIAYLLTPPVIPGQIAPVTPTINRQKVGITLEVTPRVTANRQITMEIKAIQQSVLGITVAGPEISERQSTNEVLVGDGETAVIAGLTQTQVSRFESGIPYLMKLPWIGRLFREDRTIERKQDLLILVTPHIVDEGEAVRNNAMTPRP; encoded by the coding sequence ATGAGGCGCAATCATTCGCTGTCCGCGCTTGCGGCCGGTGCACTCCTGTTCGGCGCGACCGCGCTGTCCGCGGCCCCGCCGGCGCGTTCGGACGCCGCCGCGCGGGTGACGGCCGTGACGGTCGTGCCCGGTGCCGGCAGCGCCGACGTGGTGCTGTCCTTCGCCGGCGAGCTCGACGTCGCCCACTTCACGCTCGAGGGCCCGCACCGCATCGTCGTCGATCTCCGCGGCGCCACGCTGCAGACGCGGGCGCCGGCCTACGACCGCGTCGATCGCGCGGGCATCCGCAACGTGCGCCTCGGCCAGTTCGATGCGAACGTCGTCCGCCTCGTGCTCGATGTCGACGGCCCGCGCGCCTACGAGGTGACACGGACCGACTCCGAAGTGCGTGTGAGCGTGCGGGGAGGCGACAGCTTCTCGCCGTGGTCCAGCGGCATCGAGGCCGCCCGTGCGGTCCCGCAGGTGCCGGTGGCGCCGTCGCCGGTGGCACCCGCGCCGGTGCGCGAGGTGGCCAGTGCACCGATGATCGAGCCGCTGCGCGCCGCCACCCCGGTGCAGCAGGCCACCGAGCAGCCGCGCATCACGGTGACGTTCAGCAACATGAGCATCTTCGACGTCCTCGCCCACTTCTCCGCGTTCTCGGGCCGGACGTTCATCACGGGGTCGGGCGTCACCGGCACCGTGCGCTTCACTGAGATCGTCAACCAGCCGTGGGACGTCGCGCTCAGCAAGGTCCTGCAGGCCAATGGGCTGCAGGCCGTGCAGGACTCGACGGGCATCATCACGGTCGATAGCTACCGCAACCTCGCACAGCGCGTCGCAGCCGAGCCGCTGGTCACCCAGATGGTGCCGGTGAACTACGCGCGCGCATCGGCCCTCGCCGCGACCATCCGTCAGCTCATCGCGGCCTGCTCGTCGGGTTCCGTCGGCGCCGAAAGCACGGTCGTCGACGTCGCGGCGACGCCCGATCCGGCAGCTGCTGCCGCCGGGGCGGCGCCCGCCGCGGCCGGCTCTGCCAACCCCGCCCAGCCGCAGACCTGCGGCCGCGGCGTCGTGACCTTCGACGAGAAGACCAACGTCCTCCTGATCACCGAGACGGTCTCGCGCCTCCCGGAGATCGTCAGCTACGTGCGTGACCTCGACTTCCGCACGCCGCAGGTCGCCATCAAGGCGAAGATCATCGCCGTGGACCGCACGGCGACGCAGGAACTCGGCATCAGCTACGATTTCGGCTCGCCGACGAACTTCAGCAACCAGGTGTTCACGCGGCCGGGGTCGACGGGCGAGTTCACTATCGGCCTGGGCGGCGATGCCTTCATCGGCGTGGCGAACGCCAACCGGTCGTTCTCCGGAACCAGCTCGCTGAACCTCATCTACAACGTCGTGATGGGCGGTAACAGCCTGACGACGTTCCTCGACGCCCTCAGTTCGCAGAATCTGTCGGACGTGCAGGCCGAGCCGAGCACGACGACCATCGATAACCGCAAGGCGACGCTGTTTGCCGGTACGGAAATCGCGTACCTGCTCACGCCGCCGGTGATTCCCGGCCAGATCGCGCCGGTAACGCCGACGATCAATCGCCAGAAGGTCGGCATCACGCTCGAAGTCACGCCGCGCGTGACGGCCAACCGTCAGATTACGATGGAGATCAAGGCCATCCAGCAGTCGGTGCTCGGCATCACCGTGGCCGGTCCGGAAATCTCGGAGCGCCAGTCGACGAACGAAGTGCTCGTCGGCGACGGTGAGACCGCGGTCATCGCCGGCCTTACGCAGACGCAGGTGTCGCGCTTCGAGAGCGGCATCCCGTACCTCATGAAGCTGCCGTGGATCGGTCGCCTCTTCCGCGAGGACCGCACCATCGAGCGCAAGCAGGACCTGTTGATCCTCGTCACGCCGCACATCGTCGACGAAGGCGAAGCGGTCCGCAACAATGCGATGACGCCGCGTCCCTGA